Proteins from a genomic interval of Ensifer canadensis:
- a CDS encoding GNAT family N-acetyltransferase: MQLEIFAGHHIADMLDWFPTAEALIQWGGPGLRFPLDETQLEEMQASTSGDAPTRWMFAGIVDDNLAGHAQVALDWENGVGRLSRVAINPRLRGQGLAHPFLQRIIARFFADARFERLELNVYTFNTAAIRTYLKLGFIEEGVRRSSARVGDIRWDTAIYGMLRSDLAANNLA; encoded by the coding sequence ATGCAGCTCGAAATCTTCGCCGGACACCACATTGCCGACATGCTGGACTGGTTCCCGACTGCCGAAGCGCTCATTCAATGGGGCGGGCCCGGGCTCCGCTTTCCGCTTGATGAGACGCAGCTCGAGGAGATGCAGGCTTCGACATCCGGGGATGCACCGACGCGCTGGATGTTTGCCGGCATTGTCGACGACAATCTGGCCGGTCACGCCCAGGTCGCGCTCGACTGGGAAAATGGCGTCGGTCGGCTCAGCCGCGTGGCGATCAATCCGCGGCTTCGTGGCCAAGGCCTCGCCCATCCGTTTCTCCAGCGCATCATCGCGCGCTTCTTCGCAGACGCCCGCTTCGAGCGACTGGAACTCAACGTCTATACCTTCAACACGGCCGCAATCCGCACCTATCTGAAGCTCGGTTTTATCGAGGAAGGCGTTCGGCGGTCGTCGGCCAGGGTTGGCGATATCAGGTGGGACACCGCCATTTACGGCATGCTGCGCAGCGATCTCGCGGCGAACAACCTGGCTTAG